The following proteins are encoded in a genomic region of Oncorhynchus keta strain PuntledgeMale-10-30-2019 chromosome 35, Oket_V2, whole genome shotgun sequence:
- the LOC118368072 gene encoding tubby-related protein 4-like isoform X3 gives MLAAVEHGPILCSDSNILCLSWKGRVPKSEKDKPVCQRRYYEEGWLATGNGRGVVGVTFTSSHCRRDRNTPQRINFNLRGHNSEVVLVRWNEPFQKLATCDMEGGIFVWIQYEGRWSVELVNDRGAQVSDFTWSHDGSQALIAYRDGFVLVGSVSGQRHWSSEINLESQITCGIWTPDDQQVLFGTADGQVIVMDCHGRMIAHVLLHESDGIIGMSWNCPCFLVEDSTESDTDSDDNNPPQVRNLKPLLTVSFISGDISLMNNYDDLAPTVIRSGLKDVEVQWCSQGDLLAVAGMERHGVPGLPSDSIMRNALVKFYNVQGEHIYTLETPAQRPITTICWGHRDSRLFLACGPALYVVRVEHRVASLQLLCQQGIASALREERDVGKLNMPSLLCSYVTTAFIPTIKPPIPDPNNIRDFVSYPTAGNERLHCTMKRAEDNPEAGGPCYTLYLEHLGGLVPILKGRRISKLRPEFIIMDPKTDSKAGGLGTGKDEVCVNAMISYMTDSCNCSDSSDIELSDEWVGKKSPKLSRGNRSPKHSRRNMESRKSPKTSRTSQEGLRSPRLPTKKPLIRSPSLTRREMSMDGISEHNYLAQVTSNIWGTKFKIVGLASFLPANLGAVIYKTSLLHLQPRQMTIYLPEVRRISLDFMSLPVFNPNVFSEDEDDLPVTGPSGVTGDNPPCTVNIPIAPIHSPAQAMSPTQSIGLVQSLLANQNIQLDVLTNPTATASAAAAAAAAAAAAASASVLGSDHGQDAVAVHYSGTLGRYSNPGQVIFNGLEIGPLLAGTLPPPPPPHNLPQQPHQQRPQSQQTHQQQQSKQPQQIQTQQQQQQQQRMQHQQLQHQQPQIPQHQQLQHQQPQIPQQHQQLQQLHIQQIQEQQQQQTQQHQALQQQYQQQQAALQQQQQQIQQQHQHLQQQQIAQQHQQMQLQHEQMHQQQQQMQQQQQQIRQQIIEMRQQQQQLQQQHQQIQQQHQQMQRQHQQMQQQLKLQITLPPPPTGYPTISLQQFQVPHPSPELGPERGQQGHTQSHTLGRPSLPRSRPPSFIDVDSIRSRPPSFLEADTSRSRPPSFIDLDTIRTRPPSFIDVDTGTLRSRPPSFLDADSSRSRTLSFIDTDTLRSRPPSFLDAETSLEIQMRKVNAPPPYPGTVVSAATATTSTAPQTLITNCDNPNILVTADPCLKKDEFSLHPVGLQYQMGYERITTFDSSGNVEEVCRPRRRLIRNQNAYAVQGMGGSATLKVTSSSDSKKIHLPYSSATLSRLSVPRYSIPSGDPPPYPDPANQVNINTTTLHPPQRMDSSHMIHATLRRDRRDGESRLKVSQMVDASRTLPSKSKINSAALALSYQQRVPTALYTCTQCSSNSSSTSVSVSGGGSSSSGIAGGTVVRQDFPPGKGAHHSTIIVHSKSTSPLASQSSYNLLSPIDNSRDRTVYVNSAFTEDEALSQQCRHLTLGEVSLTLKRPPPYQWDPNTAEEFWIPQEQTILVPPPPPTHKPPPPLIFSNAQHLDMTRLPFLLSTKNPSSPSTVTFPSGYQISLSPFPPGGGQGGPPLQSMQSPPPPCPPNEVVAPVPQFTQQDPNLVLPPGYPPNLANLACCPLPPMYPGASSCAGLQLQPVSLHPWNPYSLPMQDPSGSATLPSKSHQLLEKPVLSPSPPTVPPPPPPSLPPPPPPTMLPKPKSPTEELTESASSFQEPSSLNESPVPDRQGTDRFSKKSRKRLDSRAEEANMTTVSEGKSKKEGRALSDFNSLISSPRPGGREKKKPKGQREQLNKTKKLNRTSTTSEFQDSSESEPELFISGDELMNQSQSSKKGWKSKRSLRMASELEEIKCRKANEREDRGLGSQGFVYVMANKQPLWNEATQVYQLDFGGRVTQESAKNFQIELDGRQVMQFGRIDGNAYILDFQYPFSAVQAFAVALANVTQRLK, from the exons ATGTTAGCTGCTGTGGAACATGGTCCCATCCTCTGCAGCGACTCCAACATCCTCTGCCTCTCCTGGAAGGGCCGGGTCCCCAAGAGCGAGAAGGACAAGCCGGTGTGCCAGCGGCGCTACTATGAGGAGGGCTGGTTGGCCACAGGGAACGGGAGAGGGGTGGTGGGCGTAACGTTCACATCCAGCCACTGCAGAAGAGACAGGAACACACCTCAGAGAATCAACTTCAACCTGCGAGGACACAACAGTGAG GTTGTGTTGGTCCGTTGGAATGAGCCCTTTCAGAAGCTGGCCACGTGTGACATGGAGGGAGGCATCTTTGTTTGGATTCAATATGAGGGACGGTGGTCTGTAGAGTTAGTGAATGACCGCGGTGCCCAG GTGAGTGACTTCACATGGTCTCATGACGGCAGCCAGGCCCTGATCGCCTACCGGGATGGGTTTGTCCTGGTGGGCTCGGTCAGCGGACAGAGACACTGGTCCtcagagattaacctggagagcCAGATCACCTGTGGCATCTGGACACCTGATGACCAACAG GTGTTGTTTGGTACGGCTGATGGTCAGGTGATAGTGATGGACTGCCATGGTCGTATGATCGCCCACGTCCTCCTGCATGAGTCAGATGGCATCATCGGCATgtcctggaactgtccctgtttCCTGGTGGAGGACAGCACAGAGAGCGACACCGACTCTGATGACAATAACCCACCTCAAG TACGTAACCTGAAGCCCCTTCTGACAGTCAGCTTCATATCAGGAGACATCAGTTTGATGAACAACTACGATGACCTCGCTCCTACCGTCATCCGCTCAGGACTCAAAG atgtagAGGTCCAGTGGTGCTCTCAGGGGGACCTCCTGGCAGTCgctgggatggagagacatggtgTCCCCggactcccctctgactctatcATGAGGAACGCCCTGGTCAAGTTCTACAATGTCCAAGGAGAACATATCTACACGTTAGAAACACCTGCCCAG CGCCCCATCACCACCATCTGCTGGGGCCATAGAGACTCTCGTCTGTTTCTGGCATGTGGCCCGGCGCTGTATGTGGTGCGAGTGGAGCACCGGGTGGCCAGCCTGCAGCTACTGTGCCAACAGGGCATCGCCAGTGCCCTGCGGGAGGAGAGGGACGTGGGCAAACTCAACATGCCTTCCTTACTCTGCTCCTATGTCACCACCGCCTTCATACCCACCATCAAG CCTCCCATTCCTGATCCCAACAACATCCGGGACTTTGTCAGCTACCCCACTGCTGGCAACGAGAGGTTGCACTGCACCATGAAGCGAGCGGAGGACAACCCCGAGGCAGGGGGACCCTGTTACACCCTATACCTGGAACACCTAGGGGGGCTGGTGCCTATCCTCAAAGGCAGACGAATCAGCAAGCTACGCCCAGAGTTCATCATCATGGACCCCAAAACAGACAGCAAAGCAGGTGGGCTTGGCACAGGAAAAG ACGAGGTGTGTGTGAATGCTATGATCTCCTACATGACTGACAGCTGTAACTGTTCCGACTCCAGCGACATTGAGTTGAGTGATGAGTGGGTTGGAAAGAAGTCGCCTAAACTATCCAGAGGAAACAGGTCTCCCAAGCATTCCAG AAGGAACATGGAATCAAGAAAATCTCCCAAGACGTCTAGGACTAGTCAGGAAGGGCTTCGATCGCCAAGGTTACCAACGAAGAAGCCTCTGATTCGTTCTCCCAGTCTGACACGTCGAGAGATGTCCATGGATGGAATCTCTGAG CATAATTACCTGGCTCAAGTCACGTCCAATATTTGGGGGACTAAGTTCAAAATTGTGGGACTTGCTTCTTTCTTACCTGCTAATCTGGGTGCAG TTATCTATAAGACCAGTTTGCTCCATCTACAACCAAGGCAGATGACAATCTACCTTCCAGAGGTGCGGAGAATATCACTTGACTTCATGAGCCTGCCGGTCTTTAACCCAAACGTCTTCAGTGAGGATGAGGATGACTTGCCAG TAACGGGACCATCTGGAGTGACAGGTGACAACCCTCCATGTACGGTCAACATCCCCATCGCGCCCATCCACAGCCCCGCCCAGGCCATGTCCCCCACTCAGAGCATTGGTTTGGTCCAGTCCCTGCTGGCCAATCAGAACATTCAGCTGGATGTCCTGACCAATCCCACGGCTACGgcttcagcagcagcagcagcagcagcagcagcagcagcagcggcctCAGCCTCTGTTCTGGGGTCTGATCATGGTCAGGATGCTGTGGCAGTACATTACAGTGGAACTCTAGGAAGGTACTCCAACCCAGGACAGGTGATATTTAATGGGCTAGAGATTGGTCCCCTCCTGGCTGGAACATTACCTCCACCTCCGCCTCCACATAACCTCCCCCAACAACCTCACCAACAACGTCCTCAGTCACAACAGACGCACCAACAACAGCAGTCCAAACAACCACAGCAGATACAAacgcaacagcagcagcagcaacaacagaggATGCAACATCAACAACTACAGCACCAACAACCACAGATTCCACAACATCAACAACTACAGCACCAACAACCACAGATTccacaacaacatcaacaactacaACAGCTTCACATACAGCAGATCcaagagcagcagcagcaacagactCAGCAGCACCAAGCACTGCAACAACAGTACCAACAACAACAGGCGGCActgcaacagcaacaacagcagatCCAACAGCAGCACCAACACTTGCAACAGCAGCAAATCGCTCAGCAGCACCAACAGATGCAACTGCAGCACGAGCAAATGCATCAGCAGCAGCAACAaatgcagcaacaacaacagcagatCCGACAGCAGATTATAGAGATGaggcagcaacagcagcagttaCAGCAGCAGCATCAGCAGATACAACAGCAACACCAACAGATGCAGAGACAGCACCAACAAATGCAGCAGCAACTAAAGCTGCAGATCACCTTGCCCCCTCCGCCTACtggctaccccaccatctctttGCAGCAGTTTCAGGTACCCCACCCCAGTCCAGAGTTGGGACCAGAAAGAGGACAGCAGGGCCATACTCAGAGCCATACTCTGGGCAGGCCAAGTCTACCGCGATCcaggcctccatcattcattgatgTAGACAGCATACGGTCTAGACCTCCTTCCTTCCTTGAAGCAGACACATCAAGATCTAGGCCGCCGTCATTCATCGACTTAGACACAATACGGACTAGACCTCCTTCTTTCATTGATGTAGATACTGGTACATTGCGATCTAGACCCCCGTCTTTCCTCGATGCGGACTCCTCCCGATCTAGAACTCTTTCATTCATTGACACAGACACACTACGGTCTAGACCTCCTTCCTTCCTTGATGCAGAGACTTCCCTTGAGATCCAGATGAGGAAGGTGAACGCTCCCCCGCCCTACCCAGGAACCGTAGTGTCTGCAGCCACCGCCACGACCTCCACCGCTCCTCAGACCCTCATCACCAACTGTGACAACCCCAACATACTGGTCACAGCAGACCCTTGTCTGAAGAAAGACGAGTTCTCACTCCACCCAGTTGGTCTCCAGTACCAGATGGGATACGAGAGGATCACAACCTTTGACAGCAGTGGGAATGTAGAGGAGGTGTGTCGACCTCGCAGAAGACTCATACGCAACCAGAACGCCTACGCTGTTCAAGGCATGGGAGGTTCTGCCACACTTAAAGTTACCTCATCGTCTGACAGTAAGAAAATCCATCTTCCTTACAGCTCAGCGACTCTAAGCCGCCTCTCGGTGCCACGATACTCCATACCCAGCGGAGACCCGCCCCCCTACCCAGATCCAGCCAATCAGGTTAACATTAACACGACAACACTTCATCCTCCCCAACGCATGGACAGTAGTCACATGATTCACGCTACCTTGCGACGTGACAGGCGAGATGGGGAATCCCGCTTGAAGGTCTCCCAGATGGTTGATGCTTCAAGGACTCTACCGTCCAAGTCGAAGATCAATAGTGCTGCCCTAGCGCTCTCTTACCAGCAGAGAGTGCCAACAGCTCTGTATACCTGCACTCagtgcagcagcaacagcagcagcaccaGTGTCAGTGTTAGCGggggtggtagtagcagcagtggcatTGCAGGAGGCACTGTAGTGCGACAGGATTTCCCACCAGGAAAAGGTGCTCATCACAGCACCATCATTGTCCACTCCAAAAGCACTTCACCTCTTGCTTCTCAGTCATCGTACAATCTGCTGAGTCCTATTGATAACAGCAGGGATAGGACTGTATACGTGAACTCTGCCTTTACTGAAGACGAGGCATTAAGTCAGCAGTGTCGTCACCTGACTCTTGGGGAGGTTAGTTTGACTCTGAAACGTCCTCCGCCATACCAGTGGGACCCAAACACCGCAGAGGAGTTCTGGATACCTCAAGAACAGACTATCTTAGTtccccctccaccaccaacacacaaACCCCCACCCCCACTCATCTTCAGCAATGCTCAGCACCTGGACATGACACGGCTGCCTTTCCTACTCTCAACAAAAAACCCCAGCAGCCCAAGCACTGTTACTTTCCCATCGGGTTACCAGATCTCCCTTTCACCTTTCCCTCCAGGGGGAGGTCAGGGTGGACCCCCACTCCAGTCAATGCAGAGCCCTCCACCACCCTGCCCTCCCAACGAAGTAGTTGCCCCAGTTCCCCAGTTCACACAGCAGGACCCCAACTTGGTCTTGCCACCTGGATACCCTCCCAACCTTGCCAACCTGGCTTGCTGCCCTCTGCCACCGATGTACCCAGGAGCTAGCTCCTGTGCCGGGCTTCAGCTGCAACCTGTTAGCCTGCACCCCTGGAACCCCTACAGCCTACCCATGCAGGACCCCTCAGGCTCTGCCACCCTGCCCAGCAAGTCTCATCAACTGTTAGAGAAGCCagtcctctccccatctcctcctacggttcctcctcccccacctccttcacttcctcctcctcctccaccaaccaTGCTGCCAAAACCCAAAAGCCCTACAGAGGAGCTGACGGAATCTGCCAGTAGCTTCCAGGAGCCGTCTTCTCTAAATGAAAGCCCTGTTCCAGACCGGCAGGGGACTGACAGGTTCAGCAAGAAGAGCCGTAAACGTCTGGACAGCCGAGCTGAGGAGGCAAACATGACCACCGTCTCAGAAGGAAAATCCAAAAAGGAAGGGCGCGCCCTCTCCGACTTCAACTCcctcatctccagccccaggcctgGCGGCAGGGAGAAGAAGAAACCCAAAGGCCAGAGGGAGCAGCTGAACAAAACCAAGAAGCTCAACAGGACAAGTACCACCAGCGAGTTCCAGGACAGTTCCGAGAGTGAGCCCGAGCTCTTCATCAGTGGAGACGAACTGATGAACCAGAGCCAGAGCTCCAAGAAGGGCTGGAAGAGTAAGAGGAGCCTGAGGATGGCCAGTGAACTGGAAGAGATCAAGTGCAGGAAGGCCAATGAGAGAGAGGACCGCGGGCTGGGCAGCCAGGGATTCGTCTACGTCATGGCCAATAAGCAGCCACTCTGGAACGAGGCAACACAGGTCTACCAGCTGGACTTCGGAGGACGGGTCACTCAGGAGTCTGCTAAGAACTTTCAGATCGAGTTGGATGGCAGACAG GTGATGCAGTTTGGCAGAATCGATGGGAACGCCTATATCCTGGATTTCCAGTATCCTTTCTCAGCAGTGCAGGCCTTTGCTGTGGCCTTAGCCAATGTTACTCAAAGGCTTAAGTGA